The following are encoded together in the Tepidiforma bonchosmolovskayae genome:
- a CDS encoding glycerophosphodiester phosphodiesterase: protein MDVDDEGLRLALLPEVAGRRRTVCCHSAALSGAHAPNSLEAVRECVAAGVPRLEVDVRFAADDGLVCFHDASLDAQTTGAGRVSDHTTFALRAVTYRSTGESLALLEEVIDAIRGSSTVLQVDLKLNRPISPSRVERLEQALAPVASQVVVGSQSPWNLRKLSRVPVAFDPTLFLNYTPGRRQAPYPRQRGIHGFWDDSPLARNPYTTPQQYLEARFEELRGLVPAAIEWMVDIGTVFRIADLGIALGDELARYGIELAAWTLKERDPVQATLERLWAAGAATVITDVPLAVAAALRAYSAPVDVNPG, encoded by the coding sequence GTGGACGTCGACGACGAAGGGTTGCGGCTCGCATTGCTGCCCGAGGTCGCGGGCCGGCGGCGGACCGTCTGCTGCCACTCGGCGGCCCTCTCAGGCGCCCATGCGCCCAACTCGCTCGAAGCCGTCCGCGAATGCGTCGCAGCCGGCGTTCCCCGCCTCGAGGTCGACGTCCGCTTCGCCGCCGATGACGGCCTGGTCTGTTTCCACGACGCCTCGCTCGATGCGCAAACCACCGGGGCCGGCCGCGTGTCCGACCACACCACGTTCGCACTCCGGGCGGTCACCTACCGCTCCACCGGCGAAAGCCTTGCGCTGCTCGAAGAGGTCATCGATGCGATCCGGGGCTCGTCGACTGTGCTGCAGGTCGATTTGAAGCTGAATCGCCCGATTTCGCCCTCCCGCGTGGAGCGGCTCGAACAGGCCCTCGCTCCCGTCGCGTCGCAGGTGGTCGTCGGCTCCCAGTCGCCGTGGAACCTGCGCAAGTTGTCGCGCGTCCCGGTTGCCTTTGACCCGACCCTCTTCCTGAACTACACGCCCGGCCGGCGCCAGGCGCCGTATCCGCGGCAGCGCGGCATCCACGGCTTCTGGGACGATTCACCGCTTGCCCGGAATCCCTACACCACCCCGCAGCAGTACCTCGAAGCCCGTTTCGAGGAGCTGCGTGGCCTCGTGCCGGCGGCCATCGAGTGGATGGTCGACATCGGCACGGTGTTCCGAATCGCCGACCTCGGCATTGCGCTCGGTGACGAGCTGGCCCGGTACGGCATCGAACTCGCTGCATGGACGCTGAAGGAGCGCGACCCGGTGCAGGCGACGCTCGAGCGGCTGTGGGCCGCCGGCGCGGCCACGGTTATCACCGATGTCCCGCTTGCGGTGGCGGCAGCGCTCCGGGCTTACTCCGCCCCGGTTGATGTAAACCCCGGGTAA
- a CDS encoding ABC transporter ATP-binding protein yields MPLLEVKDLRTYFYTQEGVVKAVDGTSYVVEEGETLGLVGESGCGKSVSALSILRLIPQPPGKIVSGEIIFKGRDLLKLDEDEIRKVRGNEIGMVFQEPMTSLNPVLTIGRQLTETLELHMNLHGQAARDRAAELLEMVGIPEAKRRLDDYPHQFSGGMRQRVMIAMAMSCNPKLLLADEPTTALDVTIQAQILEVMNRLSREFGTAVIIITHNLGVVARYADRVNVMYAGRVIETASAVELYRNPKHPYTVGLLNSVPRLDERRKEKLIPIEGLPPDLAHLPPGCPFYPRCAWRVDRCREEYPPFNLVGEKHYAACWESERVRREVPVGAAN; encoded by the coding sequence ATGCCGCTACTCGAGGTCAAAGACCTGCGCACGTACTTCTACACGCAGGAGGGCGTCGTCAAGGCGGTCGACGGCACCTCGTACGTGGTCGAAGAGGGGGAGACCCTCGGGCTCGTCGGGGAATCCGGGTGCGGGAAGAGCGTTTCGGCGCTCTCGATTCTCCGGCTCATTCCGCAGCCGCCCGGCAAAATCGTCTCCGGCGAGATCATCTTCAAAGGGCGCGACCTGCTGAAGCTGGACGAGGACGAAATCCGGAAGGTCCGCGGCAACGAGATCGGGATGGTCTTCCAGGAGCCGATGACCTCGCTCAACCCCGTCCTCACCATCGGTCGCCAGCTGACGGAGACGCTCGAGCTTCACATGAACCTCCACGGCCAGGCGGCTCGCGACCGCGCCGCGGAACTGCTGGAAATGGTCGGCATCCCCGAGGCGAAACGCCGCCTGGACGATTACCCGCACCAGTTCTCCGGCGGGATGCGCCAGCGCGTCATGATCGCCATGGCGATGAGCTGCAACCCCAAGCTGCTCCTCGCCGATGAGCCGACGACAGCGCTGGACGTGACGATCCAGGCGCAGATCCTCGAAGTCATGAACCGGCTGAGCCGGGAGTTCGGGACGGCGGTCATCATCATCACCCACAACCTCGGCGTGGTGGCACGCTACGCCGACCGGGTGAATGTGATGTACGCGGGCCGGGTCATCGAGACCGCCTCCGCGGTGGAGCTGTACCGGAATCCGAAGCACCCGTACACGGTCGGGCTGCTCAACTCCGTGCCGCGCCTCGATGAGCGGCGCAAGGAGAAGCTCATTCCGATCGAGGGCCTTCCGCCGGACCTCGCCCATCTCCCGCCGGGCTGCCCGTTCTACCCGCGCTGCGCGTGGCGGGTGGACCGCTGCCGCGAGGAGTATCCGCCCTTCAACCTCGTAGGCGAGAAGCACTACGCCGCCTGCTGGGAATCAGAACGTGTCCGCCGGGAGGTGCCCGTTGGCGCAGCAAACTAG
- a CDS encoding ABC transporter ATP-binding protein, which yields MAQQTSSTARQGRAAIGDTLVKVEGLKVYFPVTSGIIFQRKVADVRAVDGISFEIRRGETLGLVGESGCGKSTTGKAILQLTRPTEGSVIFDGTDLTKVKGGELRRFRRRMQMIFQDPYASLNPRMSVGSIISEPLTIHKLASGKEKKERVQQLLQTVGLNPYFANRFPHEFSGGQRQRIGIARALAVQPDFIVCDEPVSALDVSIQAQIINLLQDLQDQFGLTYLFIAHDLSVVRHISDRVGVMYLGHMMELTDRDSIFENPLHPYTKALLSAVPIPDPDVERKRERIILLGDVPSPLRPPPGCVFHTRCPIAIDECRARRPDWRNVGTADREHWVWCHRV from the coding sequence TTGGCGCAGCAAACTAGCTCCACCGCACGGCAGGGTCGCGCCGCCATCGGCGATACCCTCGTCAAGGTCGAAGGCCTCAAGGTCTACTTCCCGGTCACCTCGGGCATCATCTTCCAGCGCAAAGTCGCCGACGTCCGCGCGGTCGACGGCATTTCGTTTGAAATCCGGCGCGGCGAGACGCTCGGCCTCGTGGGTGAGTCGGGGTGCGGCAAGAGCACGACCGGCAAGGCGATCCTGCAGCTGACCCGGCCGACGGAAGGGTCGGTCATTTTCGACGGCACCGACCTGACCAAGGTGAAGGGCGGGGAGCTACGCCGCTTCCGCCGGCGGATGCAGATGATCTTCCAGGACCCCTACGCGAGCCTGAATCCGCGCATGTCCGTGGGGAGCATCATCAGCGAGCCGCTGACCATCCATAAGCTCGCGAGCGGCAAAGAGAAGAAGGAGCGGGTCCAGCAGCTGCTCCAGACGGTTGGCCTGAACCCGTATTTCGCGAACCGGTTCCCGCACGAGTTCTCGGGCGGGCAGCGGCAGCGCATCGGCATCGCCCGCGCGCTTGCGGTGCAGCCGGACTTCATCGTGTGCGACGAGCCGGTCTCGGCGCTCGATGTCTCGATCCAGGCCCAGATCATCAACCTGCTCCAGGATCTGCAGGACCAGTTCGGGCTGACCTATCTGTTCATCGCCCACGACCTTTCGGTGGTCCGGCACATCTCGGACCGGGTCGGGGTAATGTACCTCGGCCACATGATGGAGCTGACGGACCGGGACTCGATTTTTGAGAACCCGCTCCACCCCTACACTAAGGCGCTCCTTTCGGCGGTCCCGATTCCCGACCCTGACGTCGAGCGAAAGCGCGAGCGGATCATCCTCCTCGGCGACGTGCCGAGCCCGCTGCGGCCGCCTCCCGGCTGCGTCTTCCACACGCGCTGCCCGATCGCCATTGACGAGTGCCGCGCCCGGCGCCCCGACTGGCGGAACGTGGGCACGGCCGACCGCGAGCACTGGGTCTGGTGCCACCGGGTCTAG
- a CDS encoding LLM class flavin-dependent oxidoreductase: protein MQLGLFMMPTHPPERSPYDGAQWDLQMIRWADELGYDEAWIGEHFTAIWEPVPAPDLLIAQALLQTSRIKLAPGAHLLPYHHPAELAARVAYLDHLAQGRFMFGVGSSGLPSDWHLFNVDGAAGENRRMTAEALDIILRIWAAEGEMRYEGQYWTVHVPPPMVDGLLYHHLKPFQKPHPPIGIAGLSPRSDTLRLAGERGFIPMSLNLSPHYIATHWEVYEEAARRAGRDPNRAIWRIVREVFVAETDAEARRWCLEGNMGRQEREYLLPLFRAFDFAQWMTSDPNVAPADLTPEYFVDHGWLVGSVETVAEKLLEMDRQVGGFGTLLVLGFDYANQPGPWRQSMELLAREVMPRVNRALQPAPA, encoded by the coding sequence ATGCAACTCGGACTCTTCATGATGCCAACCCATCCGCCGGAGCGCTCCCCCTACGACGGCGCCCAGTGGGACCTGCAGATGATCCGGTGGGCCGACGAGCTGGGCTACGACGAGGCCTGGATCGGCGAGCACTTCACCGCCATCTGGGAGCCCGTTCCTGCGCCGGACCTGCTCATCGCGCAGGCCCTCCTCCAGACCAGCCGCATCAAGCTGGCGCCGGGAGCGCACCTTCTCCCCTACCACCACCCGGCGGAGCTCGCCGCCCGCGTGGCCTACCTTGACCACCTCGCCCAGGGACGGTTCATGTTCGGGGTCGGGTCCAGCGGCCTGCCCTCCGACTGGCACCTCTTCAACGTGGACGGTGCGGCCGGCGAAAACCGCCGGATGACCGCCGAAGCCCTCGACATCATCCTGCGCATCTGGGCGGCGGAGGGCGAGATGCGCTACGAGGGCCAGTACTGGACCGTCCACGTGCCTCCGCCCATGGTCGATGGCCTGCTGTACCACCACTTGAAGCCGTTCCAGAAACCCCACCCGCCCATCGGCATCGCAGGGCTGAGCCCCCGCTCAGATACCCTCAGGCTGGCCGGCGAGCGCGGCTTCATCCCCATGAGCCTCAACCTCAGCCCGCACTACATCGCCACCCATTGGGAGGTCTACGAAGAAGCCGCGCGCAGGGCCGGGCGCGACCCCAATCGTGCCATCTGGCGCATCGTTCGCGAGGTGTTCGTCGCCGAGACGGATGCCGAAGCCCGGCGCTGGTGCCTCGAAGGGAACATGGGCCGGCAGGAGCGTGAATACCTGCTGCCCCTCTTCCGGGCCTTCGATTTCGCGCAATGGATGACGTCCGACCCGAACGTCGCCCCCGCCGACCTGACGCCCGAGTATTTTGTCGACCACGGCTGGCTGGTCGGCTCGGTGGAGACGGTGGCGGAAAAGCTCCTGGAGATGGACCGCCAGGTGGGCGGCTTTGGGACGCTGCTCGTCCTGGGATTCGATTATGCCAACCAGCCCGGGCCCTGGCGCCAGTCAATGGAGCTCCTCGCCCGCGAGGTCATGCCGCGCGTGAACCGGGCCCTGCAGCCCGCGCCCGCCTGA
- a CDS encoding serine/threonine-protein kinase: protein MLEDHLTLSAADIIDGRYRLERLLGTGGMAEVWLAEDLRLGRWVAVKALHAALTEAIDPEAVAAFEREARVVARLQHPNIVAVYDAGEFAGRRYIVTEYVHGYTLRQLIATQGRLTEREVVRLGRQVASALAYAHEQGIIHGDVKPENILVNEHGVAKLADFGVAETLGRTLSPAMANDILGTIAYLAPEVIQGESPSPASDQYALALTLYEAAACRLPWAGATPAAVAGQRLAAPAPPLRRFAPGASAALEAVLARALALDPAARYPGLEAFGAALAGVAPPAAAAPVAAPPGRPPELRRHTTARIRRPTGPPPRKRSGPAWYTLLAVLGVVLFAIGLGVLGAALLTGGGNSQAPTPVPTPVPTSVPEPTATPTPRTEPTATPTQQPSPSPSPSPTRSPSPTRTPATGTPASTVSPTAPAGTATPPATPSPTP from the coding sequence CTGCTGGAGGATCACCTGACGCTCTCCGCAGCGGACATCATCGATGGACGATACCGCCTCGAGCGGTTGCTCGGAACCGGCGGCATGGCCGAAGTCTGGCTTGCGGAAGACCTCCGCCTCGGCCGCTGGGTGGCGGTCAAGGCGCTCCACGCCGCGCTGACCGAGGCGATCGACCCGGAGGCCGTGGCCGCATTCGAACGCGAGGCCCGCGTGGTCGCGCGGCTCCAGCATCCGAACATCGTCGCAGTCTACGACGCGGGCGAGTTCGCCGGGCGTCGCTACATCGTGACCGAATACGTGCACGGGTACACGCTGCGGCAGCTCATCGCCACCCAGGGCCGGCTGACCGAGCGCGAGGTCGTGCGGCTTGGCCGCCAGGTGGCATCTGCGCTTGCCTACGCCCACGAACAGGGCATCATCCACGGCGATGTCAAGCCCGAAAACATCCTCGTCAACGAGCACGGCGTGGCAAAGCTCGCCGACTTCGGCGTGGCCGAAACGCTCGGTCGCACCCTTTCGCCGGCGATGGCGAACGACATCCTCGGCACCATCGCCTACCTCGCCCCGGAGGTGATCCAGGGCGAATCTCCCTCCCCGGCGTCAGACCAGTACGCCCTTGCGCTGACGCTCTATGAGGCAGCCGCCTGCCGCCTGCCCTGGGCCGGCGCAACCCCCGCCGCCGTCGCCGGGCAGCGGCTCGCGGCTCCTGCTCCGCCCCTCCGCCGATTCGCACCCGGCGCATCCGCGGCCCTCGAAGCCGTGCTGGCCCGCGCGCTCGCGCTCGACCCCGCTGCTCGCTATCCGGGGCTCGAGGCGTTCGGCGCAGCGCTGGCGGGCGTTGCCCCGCCTGCGGCCGCTGCGCCGGTCGCAGCGCCTCCCGGCCGCCCGCCCGAGCTGCGCCGGCATACCACGGCCCGCATCCGGAGGCCAACGGGCCCGCCGCCCCGCAAGCGCAGCGGGCCCGCCTGGTACACCCTCCTCGCGGTGCTCGGCGTCGTGCTCTTTGCGATTGGCCTTGGGGTGCTCGGGGCGGCGCTGCTCACCGGCGGGGGAAACTCGCAGGCGCCGACTCCGGTGCCGACGCCCGTACCGACCAGCGTCCCCGAACCGACGGCGACCCCGACGCCGCGAACGGAGCCGACGGCAACGCCGACGCAGCAGCCCTCGCCGAGCCCCTCGCCCTCGCCGACCCGTTCGCCGAGCCCAACACGGACGCCGGCGACAGGAACCCCGGCGTCGACCGTCAGCCCGACCGCTCCCGCCGGGACCGCGACGCCTCCGGCGACCCCCTCGCCGACGCCTTGA
- a CDS encoding FtsW/RodA/SpoVE family cell cycle protein produces MILQQAFSRERAVELALLTGPLLLLGIGWRSLAAAGFELPGSMVRIVTQAALCVIAMHAAVRFGAPRARPELLPLVAVLALLGIVMVARLAPGSAGQQANWLAVGFAAFAGGIAAGRMPQRLRSLTYTSGLLAVLVLVATGIFGETINGARLWLRVAGQSVQTTEFIKAFLVLFLAGYLADAGGALSRPLPRVRAATVPGAVYVLPLALVLAGAVLALALLRDLGSIALLLLLAIALVYVATGRAVFAFIGAGLVIATGMVGYAAFGHVQARVDAWLDPGADPAGAGYQSLQATYAVNAGGILGEGLGRGVPDVVPAASTDYVYVAVAEELGMAGAAGVALVYLALLHAGLRVAAEARDSYTRLLAAAVALLIGIQAAVIIAGNLRLIPTTGITLPFVSYGGSSLVVNLGLVGLLLGLSHTSRAGAAPQPG; encoded by the coding sequence GTGATCCTCCAGCAGGCGTTCTCCCGGGAACGGGCGGTCGAGCTCGCGCTCCTCACCGGGCCGCTGCTGCTGCTCGGGATCGGGTGGCGGTCACTTGCGGCCGCCGGGTTCGAGCTGCCCGGGAGCATGGTTCGCATCGTAACGCAGGCAGCGCTTTGCGTGATCGCGATGCACGCCGCCGTCCGCTTCGGCGCACCCCGTGCGCGGCCTGAACTGCTGCCGCTCGTGGCGGTGCTTGCGCTCCTCGGCATCGTGATGGTGGCCCGGCTGGCGCCGGGCTCGGCGGGCCAGCAGGCGAACTGGCTGGCGGTGGGATTCGCAGCGTTCGCAGGAGGCATTGCGGCCGGACGGATGCCGCAGCGCCTCCGCTCGCTCACGTACACAAGCGGCCTGCTCGCGGTGCTGGTGCTGGTTGCGACCGGCATCTTCGGCGAGACCATCAACGGGGCACGCCTCTGGCTGCGGGTCGCAGGTCAGTCGGTCCAGACGACGGAATTCATCAAGGCGTTCCTTGTGCTGTTCCTTGCGGGATACCTGGCCGACGCCGGCGGCGCGCTCAGCAGGCCCCTGCCGCGGGTCCGCGCGGCAACGGTCCCCGGAGCCGTCTACGTGCTGCCGCTGGCGCTGGTGCTTGCGGGCGCCGTGCTCGCACTGGCGCTGCTGCGGGACCTCGGTTCGATTGCGCTGCTCCTCCTGCTGGCGATTGCGCTCGTCTACGTTGCAACCGGGCGGGCCGTATTTGCGTTCATCGGCGCGGGGCTCGTCATTGCAACGGGCATGGTGGGCTATGCGGCCTTCGGACACGTGCAGGCGCGGGTCGATGCCTGGCTCGACCCCGGCGCCGATCCTGCCGGGGCCGGCTACCAGTCACTGCAGGCGACCTACGCCGTCAACGCCGGGGGCATCCTCGGCGAGGGACTCGGCCGGGGGGTGCCTGACGTGGTCCCGGCAGCATCGACCGATTATGTCTACGTCGCGGTGGCCGAAGAGCTGGGCATGGCCGGGGCGGCCGGCGTCGCCCTCGTGTACCTTGCCCTCCTGCACGCGGGCCTCCGCGTGGCTGCCGAGGCACGCGACAGCTACACCCGGCTGCTGGCTGCGGCAGTCGCGCTGCTGATCGGCATCCAGGCGGCGGTCATCATCGCCGGCAACCTCCGGCTGATCCCAACGACGGGCATCACGCTGCCGTTCGTCAGCTACGGCGGGTCGAGCCTCGTGGTCAACCTCGGCCTGGTCGGGCTGCTGCTGGGGCTTTCCCACACGTCGAGGGCGGGGGCGGCCCCGCAGCCAGGTTAG
- the serA gene encoding phosphoglycerate dehydrogenase, producing MTPEQFIAERTALGLSQSALAEALGVDQGTISRWEAGKTRIPPAIELALATLKEKLHPMTAPRRPRVLVADPVAPEGIELLRRVADVDVRTGLQQDALVAAIPAYEALVVRSETKVTRPVIEAAAKLQVVGRAGVGVDNIDLDAATERGVIVVNAPQGNTIAAAEHTIALLLALARHIPQADASMRAGKWDRKSYLGTEVRGKTLGIVGLGKIGSEVARRAVAMEMRVLAVDPFVPVERARSLGVESVDFEQLLMLSDFISVHPPLTAATQGMIGAAEIARMKDGVRIINVARGGIIDEAALAEAVRSGKVAGAAVDVFTAEPPPPDHPLLGDPRIITTPHLGASTAEAQERVAIDVAEQIIDVLEGRPARYAVNAPLLAPETLQVIGPYMGVAEQLGMVATQLVTGKLEAIEIEYYGEITEHDTTPLRAAVIRGLLRPISEENVNIVNAHLVAAGRGWDIRETTRASHEVFLNLVSVKVRTSEAEVAVSGTVERAQPRIVLINGLDVDIAPERGMCIIVCDNEDRPGMIGRVGTLLGQFDINIQSMQVGRRAPRGRALMLIAVDEEPTPDQLAQVEAIDGIYNVRLVRL from the coding sequence ATGACCCCCGAACAGTTCATCGCCGAGCGCACTGCGCTCGGCCTCTCCCAGAGCGCACTCGCGGAAGCCCTCGGCGTCGACCAGGGCACCATCAGCCGCTGGGAAGCCGGCAAGACCCGCATTCCGCCCGCCATCGAACTCGCCCTCGCCACCCTGAAGGAGAAGCTGCATCCAATGACCGCACCCCGCCGTCCCCGCGTCCTCGTCGCTGACCCCGTCGCCCCGGAAGGCATCGAACTCTTGCGCCGGGTAGCCGACGTCGACGTCCGCACCGGCCTCCAGCAGGATGCCCTGGTCGCCGCCATCCCCGCCTACGAGGCCCTGGTCGTGCGCAGCGAGACGAAGGTCACCCGGCCGGTCATCGAGGCCGCAGCGAAGCTCCAGGTCGTCGGCCGCGCGGGTGTCGGCGTCGACAACATCGACCTCGACGCGGCGACCGAGCGGGGCGTCATCGTCGTCAACGCGCCCCAGGGCAACACCATCGCCGCAGCGGAGCACACCATCGCCCTGCTCCTGGCGCTCGCCCGCCATATCCCGCAGGCCGATGCATCCATGCGGGCCGGCAAGTGGGACCGGAAGAGCTACCTCGGCACCGAAGTGCGCGGCAAGACGCTCGGGATCGTCGGCCTCGGGAAAATCGGCTCCGAGGTCGCCCGGCGTGCCGTCGCCATGGAGATGCGCGTGCTCGCGGTCGACCCCTTCGTTCCGGTTGAGCGGGCACGCTCGCTCGGCGTCGAATCGGTCGATTTCGAGCAGCTCCTGATGCTCTCCGATTTCATCTCGGTCCACCCGCCGCTCACGGCCGCCACGCAGGGCATGATTGGCGCCGCCGAGATTGCCAGGATGAAGGACGGCGTGCGAATCATCAACGTCGCCCGCGGCGGCATCATCGACGAGGCGGCCCTCGCCGAGGCGGTGCGCAGCGGCAAAGTCGCCGGCGCCGCAGTCGACGTGTTTACCGCTGAACCGCCCCCACCCGACCATCCGCTGCTCGGCGACCCGCGCATCATTACGACCCCGCATCTCGGCGCGTCAACCGCGGAAGCGCAGGAGCGCGTCGCCATCGATGTGGCTGAGCAGATTATCGACGTGCTCGAGGGCCGCCCGGCCCGCTACGCGGTCAACGCCCCGCTCCTTGCCCCGGAGACGCTGCAGGTGATCGGGCCGTATATGGGCGTCGCCGAGCAGCTGGGCATGGTCGCTACCCAGCTCGTCACCGGGAAGCTCGAAGCGATTGAGATTGAGTACTACGGCGAAATCACGGAGCACGACACGACGCCGCTTCGGGCCGCCGTTATCCGTGGCCTCCTTCGCCCAATCAGCGAAGAGAACGTCAACATCGTCAACGCCCATCTCGTCGCCGCCGGCCGCGGATGGGATATCCGCGAGACGACCCGGGCGTCCCACGAGGTGTTTCTCAACCTCGTGAGCGTGAAGGTGCGCACCAGCGAGGCAGAGGTCGCGGTCTCCGGCACCGTGGAACGTGCCCAGCCCCGCATCGTCCTCATCAACGGCCTCGACGTCGACATCGCACCGGAGCGCGGCATGTGCATCATCGTCTGCGACAACGAAGACCGGCCCGGGATGATCGGCCGCGTCGGGACTCTCCTCGGCCAGTTCGACATCAATATCCAGTCGATGCAGGTCGGCCGCCGGGCTCCCCGCGGGCGCGCGCTCATGCTCATCGCCGTCGACGAAGAGCCGACCCCGGACCAGCTCGCCCAGGTTGAAGCCATCGACGGCATCTACAACGTCCGCCTCGTGCGGCTCTAA
- a CDS encoding pyridoxal-phosphate-dependent aminotransferase family protein yields MNLRIPGPTPCPEEVLAAGAQQMMNHRGPEFAQILRRVTDGLNWVFGSSTDVLSFTTSGTGGLEAAIVNTLSPGDRVLSVSIGSFGDRFKSIAKAYGADVVSYATEWGEAADPAVIARMLDDDPSIKAVLVTHNETSTGVTNPLEAIAREVRARDRLILVDAVSSMSSIPCPVERWELDVVVSGSQKGWMVPPGLAFVYMSERAWAANAEAKMPRFYFDAAKTRDSLAKLQNPWTPAMSVYYALDKAFELMRAEGLEGIFTRHEAIASYTRERVKAMGLKLVPVDERYASNTVTAVWWPEGVDGKAISRRAREEFGVVLGGGQGKLEGKIFRVGHLGWVQQADVAEALDVVEKLLAEARARV; encoded by the coding sequence GTGAACCTGCGGATCCCCGGCCCGACGCCCTGCCCAGAGGAAGTCCTCGCAGCGGGTGCGCAGCAGATGATGAACCACCGCGGCCCTGAGTTTGCCCAGATCCTCCGCCGCGTCACCGACGGCCTGAACTGGGTCTTCGGAAGCTCGACCGACGTCCTCTCGTTCACGACCTCCGGCACCGGCGGCCTCGAAGCCGCCATCGTCAACACCCTCAGCCCGGGCGACCGCGTGCTCTCGGTCTCCATCGGCTCCTTCGGCGACCGTTTCAAGTCGATTGCGAAGGCGTACGGCGCCGACGTCGTCAGCTACGCGACCGAATGGGGCGAAGCGGCCGACCCCGCCGTCATCGCGCGGATGCTCGACGACGACCCGTCGATCAAGGCCGTCCTGGTGACCCACAACGAAACCTCGACCGGTGTGACGAACCCGCTCGAAGCCATCGCCCGCGAGGTCCGCGCCCGGGACCGGCTCATCCTCGTTGATGCCGTCAGTAGCATGAGCTCGATCCCGTGCCCGGTGGAGCGGTGGGAACTTGACGTCGTCGTCTCCGGGTCGCAGAAGGGCTGGATGGTCCCGCCGGGCCTCGCCTTCGTGTACATGAGCGAGCGCGCCTGGGCCGCCAACGCCGAGGCGAAGATGCCCCGCTTCTACTTCGACGCAGCGAAAACGCGTGACTCGCTTGCGAAGCTCCAGAATCCGTGGACGCCGGCAATGTCCGTCTACTACGCGCTCGACAAGGCGTTCGAGCTGATGCGCGCAGAGGGTCTCGAAGGGATCTTCACCCGCCACGAAGCGATTGCGAGCTACACCCGCGAACGTGTCAAGGCGATGGGCCTCAAGCTCGTCCCCGTCGATGAGCGGTATGCGTCCAACACCGTGACCGCTGTCTGGTGGCCGGAAGGCGTCGACGGCAAGGCAATCAGCCGTCGCGCCCGCGAGGAGTTCGGGGTTGTCCTTGGCGGCGGCCAGGGCAAGCTCGAGGGCAAAATCTTCCGCGTCGGCCATCTCGGCTGGGTGCAGCAGGCCGATGTCGCCGAGGCGCTCGACGTCGTCGAAAAGCTTCTCGCTGAAGCTCGCGCCCGGGTCTAG
- a CDS encoding redox-sensing transcriptional repressor Rex — translation MTLEIPEVVINRLPVYARALADLAARGETVVSSQALGEMLDVTPAQIRKDLSYFGRFGKQGRGYNVQGLLAKLREILGIDRQWRVCLVGVGRLGQAIAEYGGFGPQGFQIVAAFDANPDVVGKQVGGVTVRHIDDLDEYLRANRVDIGIVAVPATEAQSVVDRLVNAGIKAILNYAPITAHVPRDVTIRHIDPVLAMQSMTFYIKRSESSGAK, via the coding sequence ATGACGCTCGAAATCCCCGAAGTCGTCATCAACCGCCTGCCGGTGTATGCCCGCGCACTCGCCGACCTCGCGGCGCGCGGCGAGACGGTCGTGAGTTCTCAGGCGCTCGGTGAGATGCTCGACGTGACGCCGGCGCAGATTCGGAAGGACCTGAGCTATTTCGGGCGGTTCGGCAAGCAGGGGCGCGGCTACAACGTGCAGGGGCTCCTGGCCAAGCTGCGGGAGATTCTCGGCATCGACCGGCAGTGGCGGGTGTGCCTCGTGGGGGTCGGCCGGCTTGGCCAGGCGATTGCCGAGTACGGCGGGTTCGGGCCGCAGGGGTTCCAGATCGTTGCAGCCTTCGATGCGAATCCGGACGTCGTAGGCAAGCAGGTCGGCGGCGTGACGGTGCGCCACATCGACGACCTCGACGAGTACCTGCGGGCAAACCGGGTCGACATCGGCATTGTGGCGGTCCCGGCGACGGAGGCGCAGTCGGTGGTGGATCGGCTCGTCAATGCCGGCATCAAGGCGATCCTGAACTACGCGCCGATTACGGCGCACGTGCCGCGGGATGTCACCATCCGGCATATCGACCCGGTGCTTGCGATGCAGAGTATGACCTTCTACATCAAGCGGAGCGAGAGCAGCGGGGCGAAATAG